In Pseudoalteromonas nigrifaciens, the sequence ATTGTTTTCAAGTAATAGCGCTTCGGTTTCGGTATTAGTAAGCGTTACTTCAACATTACAAATATTACTGACTAAAACACGGGTTTTGCTGTCGGTGATGTTACTTCTAAAGTAACTACTCACCCGTTTTTTTAAATGCTTTGCTTTACCAACATAAATTACTTGATTGTCACTATCGAGCATACGGTAAACCCCGGGCTCACTCGATAGTGTTTTTAAAAACTGGACGTGATCAAATTCAGACATAAATTATGATTAGTACGATATGTCTATATCAATCATTTTATAGCGAATAGCTAAATGAGTCAGCTCTACATCGCCACTCACATTTAGTTTTTCAAACATACGATAGCGGTAGCTATTAACTGTTTTAGAGCTTAAATTTAAACGCTCAGCTATACTTTGTGCTTTTTCACCTTTGGTGATCATTAGCATTATTTGCAGTTCTCGCTCTGACAAACTCTGAAATGGACTTTCATCTGTGCGCCCACTTACCTGTGCTAATGCAATTTGCTGTGCAATTTCAGGTGCAATATAACGCTGCCCTGCATGCACACAGCGTATAGCACGTACCATTTCATCAGACCCAGCACCTTTAGTTAAAAAGCCATGCGCGCCAAGCTGCATTACGGTACTAGGATACGGATCTTCACAATTAACAGTAAGCACTATAATTTTTACATCTGGGCAATAACGACAAATCTTTTTCGTCGCCTCAAGGCCACCAATACCGGGCATATTCATGTCCATAAGTACTATATTGGGTGAGTGTTGACGACAAAATTGCACTGCCTCTTCACCTGTTTTAGCTTCTCCAACAACTTTAAAGCCTCGTACATCGTCAAGAATCCGCCTGATCCCTGTTCGTACCAACTCATGGTCATCAACTAAAAGTACATTAATCAATGGAACATCCTCACTAGCCTAATAAAATGCAATTTAATAATATTAATTTGCCACAGTAACACAGTTAAAATAAAACAATAACCGATATTATTTCATCGTTTAAGGTGTGTTAATACATGTATATTAACAGATTAACACACCCAGTTTATTATGCTTTTTCGCTAAAGCGATCTACCCACAAAGCAATAACGCCATCACCGGTTACGTTACACGCAGTACCAAAACTGTCTTGGGCTAAATATAGTGCAATCATTAAAGCTACTGCGCCTTCATTAAAGCCTAGCATAGTTGTTAATAAACCCAGTGCCGACATTACTGCACCACCTGGTGCACCTGGTGCGGCAATCATTACTACACCTAACATCATAATAAATGGCAACATGCCCATTAATGAAGGTGCTTGCATGCTTGGTGATAAAAACATGACCGCCATTGCACAGGTTACAATTGTAATTGTAGAGCCCGATAAATGAATTGTCGCACAAAGCGGAACCGTAAAATTGGCTACGTCTTCTTTTACGCCATTCGACTTACTTGATTGTAATGATACTGGAATTGTTGCAGCGCTAGACATTGTGCCCAAAGCGGTAAAGTACGCTGGTAGCATATTTTTAATTAATTCGATTGGGTTGCGTTTTAGTAACAAGCCTGTAGATACATATAAAACAGTAAGCCATAACCAGTGCATAACCAGCGCTGCAATAAGTACTACGCCAAATGCTTGTAGGGTATCAACAACTGTTCCTGCTACCGTCATTTCGGCAAATACACCTGCAATATAAAATGGTAATGCCGGTATTATCACCTTAGATAATAAGCCATCAACAATATCACGCCCCTGATCAGACACTGTTTTAAGCGTAGTCAATTCAAGCTGGCTCATGCCAATACCAAATATAAATGCGCTCATTAATGCAGTCATCACGCCCATTAGTGGCGGAATTTCTAAATCAATAAAACTACCAACTTGTGTCGCTGATTCAGCTTCAAATGTAATACCGCCACTTAAAAATGGAATTACTGTGCTAACCAGTAAAAAAGCCAGTGTGCCAGCAATAACAGTAGAGCCATAAGCAAAACCAACTGTTTTACCTAATAAGTGCCCTGACCCTTTTGGTAGTCCAGCAATACCCGATGCAATAAAAAATAAAATGATCAGCGGTATAGTAAAGGAGATCAATTGTCCAATCAGTTCTTTAACAGTATATAAAAGTTCAACGCCTATTAGTGGTAAATAGAGTCCAGCTAAGATACCGGCCACAATACCGGCAATTAATTTTAAGATTAACTTCATTGTGATTGCTTTCTTGAATTTAGATACTGTGTTTTTATCATGTTTTGCATAGCTTGTATCATAAAACTGTTCAACTGCAGTTCATTTGCACAAATAAGCAACAATACGGTGAGTATTAAGTCTTTAATAGATTAATTGTTAGAATATAAATAAATATAACACGCCTTTCAAAAGTTTATTTTTCTACTTAATCTGAACTCTGATTAAGAGATTTACTAACGTATTGAATCATAGTTATATTTAATTTTATTTTCTCTAGCCAGAAGTTTTCAATGAAAACAAGGCGAATTTACGCGTCAATAGCTGGCCTATTGCAAGTAAATTCAACGCAGTTAGCGCTGAAAATAGCTGCTTGAGATAGATTTATTATCCGGAGCTCAGGTTCCTTAAGTAACACTTGTAATGATCACGAGGCCAAGTTTTTATTTAATTAGGGTTTATTTATCTTTTAAGCGTCGTTAGCGTCAATTAATGAGCAGTAACCACATTAAGAAGGCCCTACATAGCTCAAAAATCAACCACACTGCGGTAAATTCAAGCTCTAGAAATAAACACATCCTCGTTATAAGCCCAATAAATATATGTTATAGCCAAACTTTACTTTAAATTTTTTAAACTCACAGTAAAGTATGCTTATATAGTTAATAGCAAAACTACTAACATGTTAAGCGGATTGTATCCAAAGGAACATTATGTCTACTATTTTTGAAGATAACTCACTAAGCATTGGTAATACACCGCTGGTAAAACTTAACCGTGTTACCGGTGGCAACGTATACGCAAAAATTGAATCTCGCAACCCAAGCTTTAGTATAAAATGTCGTATTGGTGCATCAATGATTTGGGAAGCTGAAAAATCAGGGCAGCTAACGAAAGATAAAGAACTAATTGAGCCTACATCTGGTAATACCGGTATTGCGCTGGCGTTTGTGGCAGCATCTCGTGGTTATAAACTAACCCTTACCATGCCAAATACTATGAGTTTAGAGCGCCGAAAACTGCTCAAAGCATTAGGTGCAAACCTAGTACTAACCGATGGCGCAAAAGGTATGAACGGTGCAATTGATAAAGCAAAAGAAATTCAAGCAACCGCTCCCGATAAATATATTTTATTACAACAATTCGAAAACCCGGCAAACCCTAAAATTCACTTTGAAACCACCGGCCCTGAAATTTATGATGCCCTTGATGGTAAAGTAGACTTTTTTGTTGCAGGCGTTGGTACTGGCGGGACTATCACTGGTGTTAGTCGCTACCTTAAAAACGAAAAAGGTCTCAATGTAAAATCGATTGCTGTTGAGCCAACAAATTCACCGGTTATTAGCCAAACGCTAGCAGGTGAAGAAATTAAGCCTGGGCCACATAAAATTCAAGGTATTGGTGCTGGCTTTATTCCTGGTAACTTAGATTTAAGTGTGATTGATGGTGCAGAGCAAGTATCTAACGAAGATGCTATTGCGATGGCACACCTACTAATGAGACAAGAAGGTATATTAGTAGGTATTTCATCTGGCGCAGCGGTTGTTGCGGCGAAACGTATTGCTGAAAAGCCTGAAAATGCAGATAAAAATATAGTGGTTATTTTACCAAGTGCCACTGAGCGTTATTTATCAAGCCCCATGTTTGATGAAGAGTTTAGTGAACAAGAGCTCGTACAATAAGTATTTTGTTTGAAAAAAGGATGCTCTTAGCATCCTTTTTTATTACTTATTTATTCACCCCCCTTTACATCCGTGCAATAAAGCCACACACTTTGTAAAGAATGAATAAATTATATTGATGATGAAAAAACTAACCTCTTTTTTAAGCTTAACTTTTTGCCTATTTATTATTAGCTGCACTGAAGAAGTTGCCCAAGTTAATAGCACGCCGGGCGATGCTGCAACGGCTTATTTTGACGCGCTTTATAATCAAAAAAATCTGCATAAAGCCAGCACTATGGCAACCCCAAACCTTGCCCGCATTATGAAATCATACGGTACTGCTAAGCAATTTTCTCGCACCTTATTAAACATGCAATATGATCAAGTGGTTATAGAAGTTGATATGTCTAATATGAGCTTACGGGAGCAATATGGCGACTCGGCTAAAATTAATCTTATATTCACCGGCACTCTAAATGGTAAAAAAATTGATGATATGCGCAGCGTTAAAATGCGTCATAAAAAAGGCCTATGGTATATAGATAAAATAGTGACCGATCCTTACGCTCGTTAACTTAAATGAATTAAACGCAAAAAGGCCTTACATTTGTAAGGCCTTTTCGTTTTAGTTATTACTTAAAGCACTGCGTTATAGCTCACCAGGTTGAAAGTTATCAACTGCTATGGCTTGCTTTCTTAATTTATTAGCATGATGCATTGCATCGGCATCGGTTTGCTTTAATAAATCGTTTTCAAGCGCATAATTAATCGCCCCCTCAATATCAAGCGTAGCGGGTACCTTCCCTTTACGCTGCCATTGTTTTAGATCTTTAAATTGTGTTTGCATATCATGCATTGCTAAAAATGCACTTTCCATTACACCCGTACCCGCGTTTTCATCCACATAACATAAATGCGTTAATCGGTTTCTAAACACACCTGGTTGAGTCATATGTTTACAAATACTTTGTGCAATGGCATCACTTGGTTTGTGATAATGATTACCGAGTGGGAATACAATACGTTTGAGCACAAAGTTAACCACCGGGTTTGAGAAATTTTTAAAGAAACCATCAAATGCTTGGCCAATTTCATACAATGACGTTTCTATTGCGTATTTAACAAAGGGTAAGTCGGCTTGTTGGCGCCCTTCGTCTTCAAAACGTTTTAGTACGGTTGACGCTAAGTACAAATGGCTTAATACATCACCTAAACGTGCCGATATCATTTCTTTACGTTTAAGTTCTCCGCCTAACATGAGCATGGCTACATCTGTACATATGGCAAGGCCACGGCTCATTCTTGTCAGTTGCTTATAGTAAACTGCTGTTTCGCCACTTACCGGTGCTTTAGCAAAACAACTACGCGTTAAACCATGCACAAGTGCCATGCTGGCGTTGCACGCGGCAAACATAATATGGTCCATTAATAAACCATCAAATTGCTCTAATGCAGCGTCATCATCTTCCATCGCTGCCGCTTCCATTTCTTTTAATACAAACGGATGACAACGTGTGGCACCTTGGCCAAATATCATTAAATTACGCGTTAAAATATTAGCGCCTTCTACCGTAATCGATACCGGGATCCCCATATAGCCATGCGCTAAATAGTTATTTGGACCAACCTGAATGCCTTTACCTGAATGAATATCCATCGCATCGTTCATTACTGTACGACCCATTTCAGTCATATGGTATTTAGCAATAGCGGTAACAACTGAAGGGCTGAGTTTTAAATCAATTGCACCTGCCGTCATTAAACGACACGACTCAAGCGCATAGGTTAAACTACCAATACGTGCAAGTGCCTCTTGTACACCTTCAAATTGACCAATAGACACACCAAACTGTTGGCGCACCATGGCGTAAGCTGAGGTCATTTTAGCGGCTAAATGCCCTGTTGCTGTACTTAATGCTGGCAATGAAATGCCACGCCCTGCACTTAAACACTCAACCAACATGCGCCAACCACGTCCAGCGCCTTGCTGCCCGCCTATAATCCAATCCAGTGGAATAAACACATCTTCACCGTACGTTGTGCCATTCATAAACGCCATATTTAGTGGGTAATGGCGCTCGCCAGTTTCAACTCCAGGGTGATCAGTAGGGATAAGCGCACAGGTAATTCCCAGCTCTTTTTCTCCACCTAATAAACCGTCAGGGTCATACATTTTAAAGGCAAGCCCTAAAACCGTTGCCACAGGCGCAAGCGTAATATAACGTTTTGACCAATTTAAACGCAGGCCTAAAACCTCTTCGCCATTATGATCCCCCATACACACCACGCCTGAGTCAGGAATGCTTCCTGCATCAGATCCGGCTTCTGGACCTGTTAGTGCAAAACAAGGTACATCTTCACCAGTCGCCAACGTAGGCAACCAGCGGTTTTGTTGCTCTGTAGTACCGTAATGTAGCAGTAATTCACCTGGGCCTAAGCTATTAGGTACCATTACGGTAACAGCTGCTGTTAAGCTTTTTGTGGCAATTTTTGACACTATAGTAGAGTTTGCAATCGCAGAAAATTCACGCCCACCAAATTTTTCAGGAATTATTAATGCAAAAAAACCTTCCGATTTTAAGTAATCCCAAACATCTTTTGGTAAGTCTTTATCTTTTTGCACAATTTGATAATCGTCAAGCATAGCCAATAAAGTCTCTACTTGATTATCCATAAAGGCGTTTTCTTTATCACTTAGCTCAGGCTTAGGAAAGCGGTGCAGCTTTTGCCAGTCTGGGTTACCACTAAATAACTCACCATCCCACCAAACATCACCAGCTTCCATTGCCTCGCGCTCGGTTTGTGATAACGGCGGTAATACTTTTTTAAACATTTTAAAGGTAGGTCGACTGATTAAATTGAGGCGAATATTTTTAACTGCAAATATAACCACCACCACGACCAGCAATATAATAAAAAATGTCATGTGCATATTCCTTGATACATTGAATGAAAATAGTGGTTTAATTATGACCGTTCTCAAGTTAAATACAATCATTCTTCAGTCGTAAGTTATGCTTAGTTTATTTAAAAATCACCTCTTTTAACTTTCTGCATAGCTTTAGTTATTATTTTTAACTCAATTACTTACTTTAAAAATACAAAAACCCCGCTTAGTATTAAGCGGGGTTTGTTTTTACTCTTAAGTAAATTAACTATAAGCCTTAATTAAAACTGAAAACGCATGTTAGCAAAGTAAGCATCGTTGCCTGAATCATCAGCATTGTTACCGTAACCAACTTTAATACCTACATTTTCATTAATGAAATGCTGAGCACCAAAGCTGTAAGCATCTTGCTTGTTGTAGTTAGCAAATACAGATGTTGCTTTTGAGAAGTAGTAGTTAGTTTCTGCTACCCATTGGTTTTCTTTATCATCAATGCTCTCGTACTTACCTTCAAACGTTAAGAAGTTACCTTGCTGCAAGTCAATAAAGTATTTAGCTGCTACTGCACGGTAATCAAAGTCGTCATCAGCGGTTACTGTTACACCAATGTAGTCAGTGCTGTTTAGCATGTGGTTGTAAGCTAAATCAAATAACGCAAAATCTTCACCGTTTTTGTTTTCAACTAAAGTTACTTTAGCCAGTAAGTTTGGGTTAAAAAAGAAACCACCTGAAAGCGTGTAAAACTCATTGTGCGAACCAGTATCAAGGTTACTGTAAGATGCACCTACCACAAAGTTGTTAATAAAGTATTCGCCACCAACTGAAGTTACGTCACTAGAGTCGTCGTCAGCGTAGCTGCCATATACATTACTTTGTTTATTTATGTATTCAAACTGATCGTACGGGCCTAATGTTTTTTTAGGCGATAAATAGTAAATAGAATCCACCGCAACGGTATTGTTATTGCTGCTAGTTTCATGCTTAAAGCCTAGGTTACTAATTGACTGATAGCTATCTGCTGCCATTGCAGTGGTTGCAGCGCTAGATAATAAAATACTTGAGATAATAACTGCTAACTTTTTCATTATGATAAATCCCTATTTATATGACTTTTTTATGTCTTAGCTGGGTAGCTGAGATCGAGGGACATGCTAACGCTGTGAAACTGAATGAAAACTTAACTAAGCACTTGTATTCATTAAGTTAATTGTAATGAAGTGTAGGTATGTGTAAGATTAAAGTAATTGCAACACCATGCTAACAACTACTTTAACTAAACTAAGTATTACAGTGCATATTGGCTAATAATACGATAAACATCATTAATATTATCGCCAGACTTAAAGTCTTTACTAATAGGTGTAGAGTCTGAGCCAACCCATATTTTCAGCTCGGCATCTAGATCAAAATGCCCTGCGCTTTCTTTACTAAACTTTGTTATTTTTGAATAAGCTATACTGATCATCTCCATTTTAGAACCAGTAACACCTTGTTTATCTATCAAGATCAATCGCTTGTTAGTAAAAATAAACATATCTCGTATTACTTTATAAGCCTTTTCAACCTGTTCGCCTTCTATTAAGGTATTTAATAATACTTTTTCTAAGTCGGCATCATCTACTTCGCTAGCGTTACCCATTAACCCACTGAATAATCCCATTATAATTTCTCCTGTTTAAAAATTTGATTCTCTAGGGTGTGTCCGTTCACAAGCTGCCTATATTGCCAGTTATGCTGATGGCAAAAGTTAAGCAATGCAATATCAAGCGGTTCACCTGTAGGCTGGTACTCAATTACAAACTCTTTATGTTGGCTCATATATACACGGCTTATACCTGCTATCGATTGCAACTGCTGCTCTACATTTTGATAATTTTCATTAAGCATTAGGGTATAAAAATGTGTATCTGACTTGTTTTCTTTGGTTTGATGCTCGCTTAAAACGCCTTTATCTAAATGCAATACTTGCGAGCAAAGTCGCTCCAGCTCAGTTAAATCGTGCGAGCTTAAAATAAAAGTAGCCTGCTCACTTAAATCAGAAACCAGCTCGCGTACTTCTCTGGCATGAATAGGATCAAGCCCCGCAGTGGCTTCATCAAGCATCACTATTTGCGGCTCACCAATAAGCGCCTGTGCTATGGTTACACGTTTACGCATACCGTGTGATAAGTCCCCTGCACGCTGCTTTGCAATCTCTTTTAGACCAACCAAGTCAAGTACACGTAGCGCCTCAGTTTGGCTTTGCTTAGCGCCCATACCCTGTAGTTTTGCATAAAAGGCAAGTTGCTTGTCTATATTAAAACGAGGGTCAAGCTGCGCGTCTTGCGGTAATGCACTTACTTTATTAAATAAAGCTGCGCTGCCAGGCTTATGCCCTAATATTTCAAGACTGCCTTTACTGGGCGCTATATAGCCGCATAACAAACTAAATAAGGTGGTTTTACCCGCGCCATTTGGCCCAACAAGCGCCACTGGCGCACCTTTATTTATTTCAAAGTTCACATTATTAAGCGCAAGTTTTGCGCCATACGATTTACTCAAACCGCTGCCTGTAATTAATGCTCTCATAGTGAGCTCCTTGCAAAAACACGCTGAGCAACGCTTAGTAATACCGCTGTTTGGATCAGTGGAATAGCCACCGCGCTTAGTAATGGTAAATTTTGTCCAGCTAATAGCTCTATTTGTACACCCGGAAATAAATAATCAAGCATACCTAATGCGGGGATTTGCCACTGCAAAATACCAACAACAATACCGCCTGCAGTAAAATATAAAATTGCCAACACTATAGATAAACGCGATGAGCGAGCAAAGGTATTTATCAACGTCATAAGAGCTACAAATGGGCACAGAGTAACCACTAATATTAAAAATATAGAAAGTGCGCGGGCAAAGCCACCAGCAAGTAAACTAGGATCTCTAAACCCCAGCACAGCGAGCGTAGCCACCAGGGTAATACCTACCAAGCATGCTAATACCGCTAATTGCCCTAAAAAACGGCCAAAGAGTATTTCAAAACGTGTTGAACGCAGCGATAAAAAACGAAGTGTGCCACGCTCTCTATCGCCTACCGTTTGGTCGCTGCAAATAAACACACTAAATATCGGAAAGCTATACAAAGCAATCAGCCAATACATAGCAAATTCGGCCTCAGGCCAATCAAGTAATTTACTTAAACCTATGGAGCCAGATATGTCACGGGCAATTTGTTCAAAATCGGGCGCACTTACAATGCCTACCGCTTGCCCTATCGGGTAGCGCAGTATTATTAGCCACACCAATGCAAAGGCAGCTAATGCAATGAGCCCACGTTTAGTTAAAAACATACGTACGAGCTCAAAGCCTGCTATTTGCGTTAGTCGCCCTATGTTTATCGGTAATGGTGTTGCCATTGACTATCCTTAATGACTTTTTGTTTTCAGTATATTTATCCACACTAAGTGTAAATACCTTGAATTACCAGCAAAAAAAAGCTCACCAATGGTGAGCTTTGTAACAATACATTTTAATCTAACAGCATAAATTACATTAAAAATTATAAATGCTGCTTATAAACCTCAAGTGCTTGGCTTAAGTCGTTGATTAAATCGTCTACATCTTCAAGGCCTATATGCAAACGAATAACGGGCCCTAAATCCCAACCTGTATCAGAACGCAGTCCTTTCATGGTTAAATTAGCGGTTACTAAGCTTTCAAAGCCGCCCCACGAAAAACCCATTTTAAAATAGTGTAGGCTATCTAAAAACGCATCTATGGCAGCCTGATCCCCTGCTTTCATTACTATTGAGAACAAACCATTACTGCCATCAAAGTCACGTTTAAAAAATTCATGCCCCGGGCAAGTAGCAAATGCTGGGTGGCGAATATGATCAACAAGCTCATGTTGCTCAAGCCATGTAGCCACTTCTATTGCTGCTTTTTCGTGTTGATTTAAACGCACAGCCATAGTGCGTAAGCCCCTAAGTGCTAAATATGCATCGTCTGCGCTAGTGCATTGCCCGAGTAAATAGGAGTTTTCGCGCAAAGTTAGCCAATACTTTTTATTAGCAACAGCCACGCCCATCATTACATCAGAATGGCCTACTATATATTTAGTAGCTGCTTGAATACTAATATCAACACCGTGCTCAAGCGGACGATAATGCAAACCGTTGCCATAGGTATTATCAAGCATGGTCATTATGTGGTGCTCGTTTGCTACTTTTACCATAGCCGGTACATCTTGAATTTCCATGGTAATAGAGCCCGGCGATTCCAAAAACAATACCTTGGTGTTTGCTTTAATGTAGTCTTTAATTCCAGCACCTATAGTAGGTGGGTAATACGTAGTGCTAATACCCAGGCCGGCTAGAATTTTATCGCAAAAATCACGAGTAGGTTCGTATACATTATCAACCATTAAAATATGGTCGCCGGTTTTTAAAAACGACAGCAAAGTTTGGCTAATTGCAGCTGCGCCACACGGATAAAGTACACACCCTTCGCCGCCCTCAAGCTCAGTTATCGCCTCTTGCAGCGCAAAGTGGGTAGTTGTGCCTCTACGGCCATAAAATAAGGTTTTGTCACCACATGTTTTAGCGGCTTTTTTTAATTCTGCTACTGAGTCAAATACTATGGTTGATGCACGTTGCACAACCGGATTAACTACA encodes:
- a CDS encoding acyl-CoA dehydrogenase — its product is MTFFIILLVVVVVIFAVKNIRLNLISRPTFKMFKKVLPPLSQTEREAMEAGDVWWDGELFSGNPDWQKLHRFPKPELSDKENAFMDNQVETLLAMLDDYQIVQKDKDLPKDVWDYLKSEGFFALIIPEKFGGREFSAIANSTIVSKIATKSLTAAVTVMVPNSLGPGELLLHYGTTEQQNRWLPTLATGEDVPCFALTGPEAGSDAGSIPDSGVVCMGDHNGEEVLGLRLNWSKRYITLAPVATVLGLAFKMYDPDGLLGGEKELGITCALIPTDHPGVETGERHYPLNMAFMNGTTYGEDVFIPLDWIIGGQQGAGRGWRMLVECLSAGRGISLPALSTATGHLAAKMTSAYAMVRQQFGVSIGQFEGVQEALARIGSLTYALESCRLMTAGAIDLKLSPSVVTAIAKYHMTEMGRTVMNDAMDIHSGKGIQVGPNNYLAHGYMGIPVSITVEGANILTRNLMIFGQGATRCHPFVLKEMEAAAMEDDDAALEQFDGLLMDHIMFAACNASMALVHGLTRSCFAKAPVSGETAVYYKQLTRMSRGLAICTDVAMLMLGGELKRKEMISARLGDVLSHLYLASTVLKRFEDEGRQQADLPFVKYAIETSLYEIGQAFDGFFKNFSNPVVNFVLKRIVFPLGNHYHKPSDAIAQSICKHMTQPGVFRNRLTHLCYVDENAGTGVMESAFLAMHDMQTQFKDLKQWQRKGKVPATLDIEGAINYALENDLLKQTDADAMHHANKLRKQAIAVDNFQPGEL
- a CDS encoding putative porin codes for the protein MKKLAVIISSILLSSAATTAMAADSYQSISNLGFKHETSSNNNTVAVDSIYYLSPKKTLGPYDQFEYINKQSNVYGSYADDDSSDVTSVGGEYFINNFVVGASYSNLDTGSHNEFYTLSGGFFFNPNLLAKVTLVENKNGEDFALFDLAYNHMLNSTDYIGVTVTADDDFDYRAVAAKYFIDLQQGNFLTFEGKYESIDDKENQWVAETNYYFSKATSVFANYNKQDAYSFGAQHFINENVGIKVGYGNNADDSGNDAYFANMRFQF
- a CDS encoding ABC transporter permease — translated: MATPLPINIGRLTQIAGFELVRMFLTKRGLIALAAFALVWLIILRYPIGQAVGIVSAPDFEQIARDISGSIGLSKLLDWPEAEFAMYWLIALYSFPIFSVFICSDQTVGDRERGTLRFLSLRSTRFEILFGRFLGQLAVLACLVGITLVATLAVLGFRDPSLLAGGFARALSIFLILVVTLCPFVALMTLINTFARSSRLSIVLAILYFTAGGIVVGILQWQIPALGMLDYLFPGVQIELLAGQNLPLLSAVAIPLIQTAVLLSVAQRVFARSSL
- the cysK gene encoding cysteine synthase A, whose protein sequence is MSTIFEDNSLSIGNTPLVKLNRVTGGNVYAKIESRNPSFSIKCRIGASMIWEAEKSGQLTKDKELIEPTSGNTGIALAFVAASRGYKLTLTMPNTMSLERRKLLKALGANLVLTDGAKGMNGAIDKAKEIQATAPDKYILLQQFENPANPKIHFETTGPEIYDALDGKVDFFVAGVGTGGTITGVSRYLKNEKGLNVKSIAVEPTNSPVISQTLAGEEIKPGPHKIQGIGAGFIPGNLDLSVIDGAEQVSNEDAIAMAHLLMRQEGILVGISSGAAVVAAKRIAEKPENADKNIVVILPSATERYLSSPMFDEEFSEQELVQ
- the uvrY gene encoding UvrY/SirA/GacA family response regulator transcription factor, encoding MINVLLVDDHELVRTGIRRILDDVRGFKVVGEAKTGEEAVQFCRQHSPNIVLMDMNMPGIGGLEATKKICRYCPDVKIIVLTVNCEDPYPSTVMQLGAHGFLTKGAGSDEMVRAIRCVHAGQRYIAPEIAQQIALAQVSGRTDESPFQSLSERELQIMLMITKGEKAQSIAERLNLSSKTVNSYRYRMFEKLNVSGDVELTHLAIRYKMIDIDISY
- a CDS encoding PH domain-containing protein gives rise to the protein MGLFSGLMGNASEVDDADLEKVLLNTLIEGEQVEKAYKVIRDMFIFTNKRLILIDKQGVTGSKMEMISIAYSKITKFSKESAGHFDLDAELKIWVGSDSTPISKDFKSGDNINDVYRIISQYAL
- a CDS encoding cystathionine beta-lyase is translated as MTIKSNKNTQLVTSGRKKAYTHGVVNPVVQRASTIVFDSVAELKKAAKTCGDKTLFYGRRGTTTHFALQEAITELEGGEGCVLYPCGAAAISQTLLSFLKTGDHILMVDNVYEPTRDFCDKILAGLGISTTYYPPTIGAGIKDYIKANTKVLFLESPGSITMEIQDVPAMVKVANEHHIMTMLDNTYGNGLHYRPLEHGVDISIQAATKYIVGHSDVMMGVAVANKKYWLTLRENSYLLGQCTSADDAYLALRGLRTMAVRLNQHEKAAIEVATWLEQHELVDHIRHPAFATCPGHEFFKRDFDGSNGLFSIVMKAGDQAAIDAFLDSLHYFKMGFSWGGFESLVTANLTMKGLRSDTGWDLGPVIRLHIGLEDVDDLINDLSQALEVYKQHL
- a CDS encoding dicarboxylate/amino acid:cation symporter, producing MKLILKLIAGIVAGILAGLYLPLIGVELLYTVKELIGQLISFTIPLIILFFIASGIAGLPKGSGHLLGKTVGFAYGSTVIAGTLAFLLVSTVIPFLSGGITFEAESATQVGSFIDLEIPPLMGVMTALMSAFIFGIGMSQLELTTLKTVSDQGRDIVDGLLSKVIIPALPFYIAGVFAEMTVAGTVVDTLQAFGVVLIAALVMHWLWLTVLYVSTGLLLKRNPIELIKNMLPAYFTALGTMSSAATIPVSLQSSKSNGVKEDVANFTVPLCATIHLSGSTITIVTCAMAVMFLSPSMQAPSLMGMLPFIMMLGVVMIAAPGAPGGAVMSALGLLTTMLGFNEGAVALMIALYLAQDSFGTACNVTGDGVIALWVDRFSEKA
- a CDS encoding ABC transporter ATP-binding protein; protein product: MRALITGSGLSKSYGAKLALNNVNFEINKGAPVALVGPNGAGKTTLFSLLCGYIAPSKGSLEILGHKPGSAALFNKVSALPQDAQLDPRFNIDKQLAFYAKLQGMGAKQSQTEALRVLDLVGLKEIAKQRAGDLSHGMRKRVTIAQALIGEPQIVMLDEATAGLDPIHAREVRELVSDLSEQATFILSSHDLTELERLCSQVLHLDKGVLSEHQTKENKSDTHFYTLMLNENYQNVEQQLQSIAGISRVYMSQHKEFVIEYQPTGEPLDIALLNFCHQHNWQYRQLVNGHTLENQIFKQEKL